In Ptychodera flava strain L36383 chromosome 17, AS_Pfla_20210202, whole genome shotgun sequence, one genomic interval encodes:
- the LOC139116358 gene encoding uncharacterized protein: MNGCQKTFSALRKASDKLTRFKNHTKFLQLCKQSNSFPRSLVWKYKPPVADTNLQNECTSIIEETARQLQNRLIRHYKTLTETQLPDKIQYLNDRLKNQTNERLFRRMNRRIQQQITKTDENMKRCHKAKLLKIIPTQHDENNIVDASSIANCDSGKTQRRFDKNTRKINAHRRYRRNLKIRHSSRSNGLVVNLSDKQLDESATHLLGRGLGFCPKPKSLDTKGMVYDCATYTRKVRLLHYFSRQSDDIYNTDTTPDVLKQYKPTKKWTPKPGIDKSVDVYCSKILNEVYAYQPARFNSTVDNLTLQERAALNELKDNENIVITKADKGGALVVLNKTDYDKECRRQLNDTNFYEREDSDVTVSVIKSLIEHCNILYRHDVIDEATFDALCNIDDSKEAYFYILPKIHKLSQEQLYNHVIPPGRPICSHINSPYRQVALWLDSHRSRLLQGRTCARFYRISCPS; the protein is encoded by the coding sequence ATGAACGGCTGCCAGAAAACATTTAGTGCCCTCAGGAAAGCATCAGACAAACTTACCAGATTCAAAAACCATACCAAGTTTCtacagttatgtaaacaatcaaaCAGCTTTCCCAGATCACTCGTATGGAAATACAAGCCACCGGTAGCTGATACCAACCTACAAAATGAGTGTACAAGTATCATCGAAGAAACAGCAAGACAGCTTCAGAATCGTCTCATACGCCATTACAAGACTTTAACTGAAACTCAACTTCCGGATAAAATACAATATCTAAACGACCGTCTCAAAAATCAAACTAATGAACGTTTATTTAGACGGATGAACAGACGAATTCAACAGCAAATCACAAAAACTGACGAAAACATGAAAAGGTGTCACAAGGCAAAATTACTCAAGATAATACCTACTCAACATGATGAAAACAACATTGTCGATGCAAGTTCCATCGCTAACTGTGACAGTGGTAAGACACAACGTCGATTTGACAAAAACACTCGTAAAATTAACGCACACCGTCGCTACCGTAGGAACCTCAAGATTCGTCATTCAAGTCGGTCAAACGGACTGGTAGTCAACCTCAGTGACAAACAACTGGATGAAAGCGCTACACATCTATTAGGCCGTGGACTGGGCTTCTGCCCGAAACCCAAGTCCCTCGATACGAAGGGAATGGTATACGATTGTGCGACATACACCAGAAAAGTGCGACTTCTACACTACTTCTCACGACAATCTGATGACATCTACAACACTGATACAACGCCAGATGTGCTAAAACAATATAAACCTACGAAGAAGTGGACGCCTAAACCTGGTATTGATAAATCTGTTGATGTctactgttctaaaatattgAACGAAGTGTACGCTTATCAACCAGCCCGTTTCAACTCCACCGTCGACAATTTGACACTACAAGAACGCGCCGCGCTTAATGAACTCAAAGATAATGAAAACATAGTTATCACCAAAGCTGACAAAGGAGGAGCTCTGGTTGTACTTAATAAAACAGACTACGATAAAGAATGCCGAAGACAACTGAATGACACGAAtttttatgaaagagaagattcAGATGTAACTGTGTCCGTCATCAAATCATTGATAGAACACTGTAACATTCTTTATCGTCATGACGTCATTGATGAAGCCACATTTGATGCCTTGTGCAATATCGACGATTCGAAGGAAGCATACTTCTACATTCTACCGAAAATCCATAAGCTGTCACAAGAACAACTCTATAATCATGTTATACCACCGGGTAGACCGATTTGTAGCCATATAAATAGTCCATATAGACAAGTTGCTCTTTGGTTGGACAGCCACAGAAGCAGATTACTGCAGGGGCGAACTTGTGCAAGATTCTACAGAATTTCGTGCCCATCTTAA
- the LOC139115979 gene encoding zinc finger protein 37-like — translation MDPAVAGHQVVEPALSEETPSAADVQLQGVHPNIDTESLPPTSSTAPSVGEQMESTQQETGMVDALADIRDSQTGSDESNTFTALKENRATEEADGDSHSPMQLSDTQAEYAQSLPSKDSDLTQMETKEQVINEMKRILIKTGYNLASEMGYSIFIKVIDITGSSEYYGTKDLLQDYHGSGLKVGAKDVPLSGRTALPIRSAKLSVNTAPNDGMDDDDDGDDNDNGDEDYRPPSPTEQPSDSDTADDNHEGKAKLDLTEATSIIQDLDSSQEVQREVVSVAIPAHIAETKGDSEANRKSAVSEAILEQQKNLQVGSPAESGRRRKRKAEHPMKIKVKLPPKKRKISVTMTTRKKNPVRRGRGRPPKKVAEKKPKPVKAVKEPKKPVEKKKTVEKKDPSQPKERKAHARLKKLTCKHCEKQFRDKWHLDRHERSHTGEKPFVCGDCGKAFSSSTHFKEHQMRHQGKRDWVCELCSRDFYFRADLQEHIKKVHASGKGHACQYCRKAFSQESQLKLHEEAHIPEEEKVLVCIICGHKFAHVISFSRHHRNEHGAASHLCPFCDKGYPSFGNLKNHLSSHAGTKPFQCDQCGKTYSSEGGLKWHQVIHAKGKTFECSMCDMKFFRNIDLTKHLTVHTTEKQYVCEMCGAQFKRIHSLTKHQQRHMGIVLRPYKCGDCGKAFDTTAHLKRHVSIHSGDKPHECPECNKRFNRKDNLRTHMKVHGVGNQSTPKKVVRPKIPKQKVRLSRPTDDSDTEVSDDSYTSESETETPITQPPPPAHSFHSYSATSNEMYGQQQQLQQPQLQHMPEQPPHHEPHIPAVAIPTPVHSNAIAEAVQSLRTIQWSHVS, via the exons ATGGATCCTGCAGTTGCAGGCCATCAAGTGGTTGAACCCGCCCTTTCAGAAGAAACACCAAGTGCTGCAGATGTTCAGCTACAAGGGGTGCACCCAAACATTGACACAGAGAGCCTGCCGCCAACTAGCTCTACAGCGCCCTCAGTAGGCGAACAGATGGAGTCAACTCAACAAGAGACAGGCATGGTAGATGCCTTGGCTGACATCAGAGATTCCCAGACTGGTTCCGATGAATCCAACACTTTCACTGCTTTGAAGGAGAATAGAGCGACTGAAGAGGCTGATGGGGACAGCCATTCACCAATGCAGTTATCTGACACGCAGGCGGAGTACGCACAGTCTCTGCCATCGAAAGACAGTGATCTGACACAAATGGAGACAAAAGAACAGGTCATCAATGAGATGAAACGAATTCTCATCAAAACA GGCTACAACCTGGCCAGTGAGATGGGCTACAGCATCTTCATCAAGGTAATAGACATCACAGGCAGCAGCGAGTACTACGGCACCAAGGACTTGCTGCAGGATTACCACGGCAGCGGCTTGAAAGTTGGCGCCAAGGACGTGCCTCTCAGTGGAAGAACCGCCCTGCCAATACGATCTGCCAAACTCTCTgtaaatactgcaccaaatgatggcatggatgatgatgatgatggagacGACAACGATAACGGTGATGAGGATTACAGACCACCCTCACCAACTGAGCAGCCTAGTGACTCAGATACAGCTG ATGACAATCATGAAGGTAAAGCAAAGCTAGATCTTACAGAAGCTACGAGTATCATACAAGATCTTGACTCAAGTCAGGAAGTCCAAAGGGAAGTTGTGTCCGTCGCGATTCCTGCCCACATTGCAGAAACCAAGGGCGATTCAGAAGCCAATCGGAAATCTGCTGTCAGTGAGGCCATACTGGAACAGCAGAAAAACCTTCAGGTTGGTTCTCCTGCCGAATCCGGCCGGAGAAGGAAAAGAAAGGCGGAGCATCCCATGAAGATAAAAGTCAAGCTACCCCCAAAGAAGAGGAAGATATCGGTCACCATGACCACACGGAAGAAGAATCCTGTCAGAAGGGGAAGAGGGCGGCCACCTAAGAAGGTGGCGGAAAAGAAACCAAAGCCGGTGAAGGCTGTGAAAGAGCCGAAGAAACCTGTTGAGAAGAAGAAGACTGTGGAGAAGAAAGATCCCAGCCAACCCAAGGAGAGGAAGGCACATGCAAGGTTGAAGAAGCTGACGTGCAAGcattgtgaaaaacagttcagGGACAAGTGGCATCTGGACAGACACGAACGGTCGCACACCGGTGAGAAGCCGTTCGTCTGCGGCGACTGCGGCAAGGCGTTCAGCTCCTCCACTCACTTCAAAGAGCACCAGATGAGGCACCAGGGTAAGCGGGACTGGGTGTGCGAGCTCTGCAGCCGCGATTTCTACTTCAGAGCCGACTTGCAGGAACACATCAAGAAGGTGCACGCCAGCGGGAAGGGACATGCCTGTCAGTACTGCAGAAAGGCCTTCTCCCAGGAATCCCAGCTGAAACTACATGAAGAGGCCCACATCCCAGAGGAAGAGAAGGTACTCGTGTGCATCATATGTGGTCATAAGTTCGCTCATGTTATCAGTTTTTCCAGACATCATCGCAACGAGCACGGAGCTGCTTCCCACCTGTGTCCGTTCTGCGACAAGGGTTATCCGTCGTTTGGAAATCTGAAGAACCATCTCAGCAGCCACGCCGGAACGAAGCCATTCCAGTGTGACCAGTGTGGGAAGACGTACTCTTCCGAGGGTGGCCTGAAATGGCATCAGGTGATTCATGCGAAGGGGAAGACGTTTGAATGCTCAATGTGCGATATGAAATTCTTCCGCAACATTGACTTGACGAAGCATTTGACCGTACACACCACGGAAAAGCAGTATGTGTGCGAAATGTGTGGAGCGCAGTTCAAGCGCATACACAGTCTCACAAAACACCAGCAGAGACACATGGGAATTGTACTGCGGCCGTACAAGTGCGGTGACTGTGGCAAGGCCTTTGATACAACCGCTCACTTGAAACGTCATGTCAGCATTCACTCTGGCGACAAGCCCCACGAGTGTCCAGAATGCAACAAACGCTTCAACAGGAAAGATAACCTGCGGACTCACATGAAAGTACACGGAGTGGGCAATCAGTCGACACCAAAGAAAGTTGTGAGGCCAAAGATCCCAAAGCAGAAGGTGCGCTTGTCCAGACCGACGGACGACTCTGACACCGAAGTTTCCGACGACTCGTACACCAGCGAAAGTGAAACAGAAACCCCGATCACGCAGCCACCGCCGCCGGCCCACTCATTTCACTCGTATTCTGCAACTAGCAATGAAATGTATGGGCAGCAACAGCAGCTGCAGCAGCCACAATTGCAACACATGCCTGAACAGCCACCACACCACGAGCCGCACATCCCAGCTGTAGCAATCCCCACCCCGGTACACAGCAATGCCATCGCAGAGGCTGTTCAAAGTCTCAGAACAATTCAGTGGTCGCATGTATCATAA
- the LOC139116359 gene encoding tripartite motif-containing protein 2-like: protein MQRELVEQYRNEERKVRTKAEEMIQEVRRQEKILLDELNKLYKPKGEAARVDIEESELNHGIIISVKNYIVTLMHHGNEMHLLSTKGDVDSRAKQLIASETKPQTQHDVVIFEPSETFQQSELLGTLKSNICISNCTVEHFPKPIMKGDSVNVVIKTMDSTRNQVIPTEPVIGRVRKPDKSLEDIDVFDNRDGTHNVLLNGQMEGKYELTLTVGGQQIPGCPVVITVVKGLVNTVHGTAIEDIKFNCPMSVAKNRRGEPVIADTENHRLITIGNSNLQKIKTFTKFHRPFRPRDIAIASDNTHYTLDSNNTQVVASDEDGNVLRCFGQNELRNPYGIAVNPINGNVYVTDRRKGCVKIYTKLGKYLRSFGSEGSGEGQFNWPWGIVVGSTGMVFVADYNNQRIQVFDSRDKYLYSFDCESGDGQLRAPKGISLEGDRYVYVSANPEFLLQFDMSGQLVCRCESGVGLLNQPAGIAVTDDVPCRVVVADSYNNCIRVFVL, encoded by the coding sequence ATGCAAAGGGAACTAGTTGAGCAGTACAGAAACGAGGAAAGAAAGGTAAGGACGAAAGCAGAAGAAATGATTCAAGAAGTGCGGAGACAAGAGAAGATTCTGCtagatgaattaaataaactgtACAAGCCGAAAGGAGAGGCAGCACGGGTAGACATAGAAGAATCAGAACTAAATCATGGAATTATTATCAGTGTTAAGAACTACATAGTGACCCTGATGCATCACGGTAATGAGATGCATCTGCTTTCGACAAAGGGCGATGTAGATTCTCGTGCAAAACAACTTATTGCTAGCgaaacaaaaccacaaacacAGCATGATGTAGTCATCTTTGAGCCAAGTGAAACATTCCAACAATCTGAACTTCTCGGGACACTGAAATCAAACATCTGTATTTCAAACTGCACAGTTGAACACTTCCCTAAACCAATCATGAAAGGTGACTCTGTTAATGTAGTAATCAAAACAATGGATTCAACAAGAAATCAAGTCATCCCAACCGAGCCAGTAATAGGGAGGGTCAGAAAACCTGACAAGTCTTTGGAGGACATTGACGTATTTGACAACAGAGACGGTACACATAATGTGTTACTGAATGGGCAAATGGAAGGCAAGTATGAACTTACATTGACAGTAGGAGGTCAACAAATACCAGGCTGTCCTGTCGTCATTACTGTTGTTAAAGGGTTGGTAAATACTGTTCACGGAACAGCCATTGAAGATATAAAGTTCAACTGCCCGATGAGTGTGGCAAAAAACCGGAGGGGTGAACCTGTTATAGCTGACACCGAAAATCACAGATTAATAACAATTGGGAACAGTAATCTacagaaaatcaaaacatttacaaaatttcatagaCCCTTTAGGCCACGTGACATAGCTATAGCAAGTGACAATACACATTACACTTTAGATAGCAATAACACCCAGGTAGTCGCCAGTGATGAGGATGGCAATGTTTTGAGAtgctttggacaaaatgagttgAGAAATCCCTATGGAATAGCTGTTAACCCTATAAATGGCAATGTGTATGTGACAGACCGTCGCAAAGGCTGTGTCAAAATTTATACTAAATTGGGTAAATATCTGAGATCATTTGGGTCAGAAGGTAGTGGTGAAGGGCAATTCAATTGGCCCTGGGGTATAGTAGTAGGAAGTACCGGAATGGTATTTGTAGCAGACTACAATAACCAACGTATCCAGGTATTTGATTCGCGAGACAAGTATTTATATTCCTTTGATTGTGAGAGTGGGGATGGTCAACTGAGAGCGCCAAAGGGAATTTCGCTTGAGGGCGATAGATATGTGTATGTTAGCGCGAACCCTGAGTTCCTACTGCAGTTTGATATGAGTGGTCAGTTAGTTTGTCGTTGTGAGAGTGGTGTTGGTTTGCTGAACCAGCCCGCCGGTATTGCAGTGACAGATGATGTACCATGTAGGGTGGTTGTAGCTGATAGCTATAACAACTGCATCAGAGTTTTCGTGCTTTGA